TCGAGTTTCGCTTGCCTTATATGCCCGAAGCACTGGACCAAGCCCGAGGCAACAGTGGCATCTATTTGCACGGCCGTTATGAATGCCAAGTGCTCGATTCGTTCGCCACTCCGGCCGTGTTCAATGGTTGTGGAGCGTTGTACCGCTTCCGTACTCCCGATTTGAACATGTGTTATCCACCACTGCGTTGGCAAACCTATGACATCCAGTTCACCGCGGCTCGCTGGGACGCCGAAGGCAACAAGATCCGTGGCGCTCACGTGACCAGCTGGCTCAACGGAGTGAAAGTTCAAGACGATGTCGAGTTGCCAGGACCGACCGGCGCCGGGAAACCCGAAGAACCCAATTTGCTGCCCACGCTGTTCCAAGACCATGGCGATCCAGTTCGTTTCCGCAACGTGTGGATTGTCGATCGTGGATTGGCCAGTGGGACGTTCCCCATCCGCCCGAGCAAAGAAGAAATCGAAGCTTTCCAAAAAGAAAAGCAAGCGAAATTGGAGCGTGAAAAGAAGGAGCAAGAAAAGAAGGCTCGCGAGCTAAAGGAAAAGAAACAAAAAGAAGAAGCGGAAAAGAAGAAACAGGCCGAGATGAAGGCGGCTGCGGAGAAGGAAGCGGCCGAGAAAGCAGCGACCGAAAAGGCAGCGGCAGAAAAAGCAGCGGCAGAAAAAGCAGCGGCAGAAAAAGCAGCGGCAGAAAAAGCAGCGGCAGAAAAAGCAGCGGCAGAAAAAGCTGCTGCTGAAAAAGCCAAGGCGGAAAAGGAATCGGCCAAGCCTGAGACCAAAGAGGAAGCGAAGCCAGCCGAAGCGGCTAAGTAGCTCAGCGGCTTGTTGATTTCGTGACGTTTCCTTCGGCAAGAGGCCAATGATGGACTTCCTAGTCCGTCAATGGTGTATTCGACGGACTAGGAAGTCCGTCGTACGACTCAATCAACATACCATCAACAGCTTTCGTTTTCCGGGGTGATCGAAACGCTATGATCGCGGAGCGATCAGCGACAATGATCAGCGACATTACAGTGGGGCGGGTAGGTCGCGGCGTTTGAAACAAACGATGGCGGCGGCGTAAAACGCTAGCCCCAAGCCAATCAAAATCAATGGGTACACCAGCGGCGGCAGCATCGTGTCGCCGACTCGATGCGTAAGTGTCCAAGGCGTATACAGCGATTCTTGGGCGACCATCGACGTCATCTGTTGCGGCTTGTAGCAGCTGAAGAAGGTCATCGATAGCAAAAACTGCAGCGACTCGGCCGCTTTGCCCAACCCCAGCATCACCAGTTGGACGATATAAATCGCAACCGTCACTCCGATCGTTCGCCAGCGATAGCGATCGATGCTGCTAAGTAGCGTCGAAAGTCCTAGTACGAAGAAGCCGAACGCAAACAAGTGAAACGTCGAGGCGGCGAAGATTCGCACGTCCACTCGCTCGCTCAAGTGCAGCGTCTGCGTTTCAGGTTCGCCCATCGTCAGCGGCAAATCAAACTCGATGATCGGAATGCGGACTGTCGGCGGAGGCACGGTCTCTTTTACGCTGGTCGTTTGGACGCCAACACCGATTCCAGCCCACACCAACATGCACAGCAGCGCCAATCCGACGATCGAGACGGTGGCGTGTGACAGCAGCAACCGAGCACGGCTGATCGGTTGCGAGAGCACCATTTCGAGCGTCCCACGGCCGAGTTCGCCGCTGACCACGTCGCTGCCACGTGAAATGCACCAGATCACGATGCACAGGATGACGATGGGTTCGTCGTACGTCATCCCGACGCGACCGGGATAGGTGAACAGCGAATCAAATTCAATCGGCGAGAATTTTTCAAACTCACGAAATTGTTCGACAATCGTTTGAAATTGCCCCATGTCCAACAGGCTGACGACCCACACGCGGATCCAGGCAAACGCAAATAACGCTAACCCGCAAGATGCGAACAACAAAAACGATTGCCCGATGTACTTCTTTAGCAAGATTCGGTCGATCATGATCGGGCTCGCGAGTTTGCTTGTTCCATGTTCGTTGCATCCGAGGTGTCGGTAATCAATGCGGTCGCAACCGGTTCACCGGCATGGACCGCTTCGTATACCGTGCGAAGTCCATACGGTTCAAAGCGAATTTGTTTCAAGTTGAGAGAGTCAATCCATTTGAGGATTGGTCCAAGGTCGCCGGCGGTATCAATTTGAATTTGATGGGCGGCATGCTTTGACGCTCTGGTGCGAACATGTACGGATCCTTTCAGCGCATCCGGGACTTCGATCGACGTTTCGCGGGTGATGGCGGTCATGCGGTGGCGTTGGAACAGATCGCTCATCCACATCTCGTGCGCCAAGCGGCCGCGACGCAGGAACGCGACGCGGTTACAGGTGTCTTCGATTTCGCTGAGCACGTGCGACGACAGGATCACGGTGCGGCCGTTGTCGCGAGCTTCGATGACCAATTGCAATACCGCCGCTCGCACGGTCGGATCGAGATTCGCTGTCGGTTCGTCCAGGATCAGCAGCGGTGTCTGTGGCCCTAGCACGACGGCGAGAGCCAGTTTCTGCCGCATTCCGGTCGACATGAACGCCACCCGGGTTTTTAGATCGAGTTCCAGCAGTTCGGCCACTTCGCGGCTACGCTGCAGATCGCCGTAGGGATGCATTTCAGCAAAAAATTTCAGCACGCCATCGCCTCGCATGTGACGCGGCAAACGGGCATCGCCGGGCAAATAGGCGACTTGCCGACGGACCGCCACGCTGTCGTCTTCGGCGTCAATCCCGAGCACCGTCGCACGACCCGCTGTCGGGTGCAGGTAGCCAAGCAGCAAGCGAATCAGCGTGGTTTTACCGGCGCCATTGGGGCCAAGCAGGCCAAAAATATCACCCGCCCCGACGCACAGCGAACAATCACGCAGGGCATCAAAGTCGCCATAGCGTTTGCCAAGTCCGTCACAGCGCAGCACGATATCGCCGGGCGAGTCGGGATCGCCAAAGAGCTCGGGGGCATCGCCCATTTTCGTGCTTCGCAGGTCACCGGCGTTAGGAGCAAGTGGATTTTCGAGTGGATTCAAACGCGTGGACTCGCCATCGAGGGAGGGAGGGGGGATGGTCGTGGGCTTCGGAAACAAGGCAAAATGAACAGGGCAAATCAACGATCGCTGGGCCACGGGTTTATCGGCCGCAGGATCACGGGGCTACTTGATCACAGGGTCGCTCGATAACTGGGCCGCTTAATAAGTGGGTCGCTTGTTGTCTAGCACGACGCCCTTTATTGTTTGCAAAGGTCAAATCGTAGGAAGTGGACTTTCGGCGATCAAAAAGCAGCAAACCAATTAAACAGGCGTTTCCCATGTCAGATTCACCCCTATTCCTGCCACGTGGTTTTCGTTTTGCCGGGGCGACTTGCGGAATCAAGGCCAGCGGAAAACCGGACATTTCTTTGATTGTATCGGATCATCCGGTCGTTGCTGCGGGCGTTTACACGACGAACAAGATTGTCGCCGCACCGGTCGTGCTATCACGCTCGCGAACGCCCTCGGCAGCCGTGCGTGCGGTGCTGACCAATAGCGGCTGTGCGAATGCCTGTACCGGCGATCAAGGGATGCAGGACGCAAAATCCACGTCCGCCCAGCTCGCAAAGTTGGTCGGTTGCGACGAATCGGGCGTGTTGGTGATGAGTACCGGAGTGATTGGCAAGCGATTGCCGATGGACAAAATCCAATCGGGAATCGAGCTGGTCCACAGCAAACTGGGCACAGACGACGCCGCCTTTGTCGCCGCCGCCGAGGCGATTCGCACCACCGATGCGGCACGCAAAACCGAAACCTGTGAAATGAACTTAAACGGCAACACGATCCGGATCGCGGCGATGGCCAAGGGCGCCGGGATGATCGCGCCGAATATGGCGACGATGTTGTCGGTGATGTGCACCGATGCGTCGGTCACGCAAAAGGACGCTCAAGCAATCCTGACTCGCGTCGCAAACCTTAGCTTCAATCGCGTGAGTGTGGACGGTCACACCAGCACGAATGATACGTTGCTGCTACTGGCCAGCGGCACCGAGGAGCCCCTCTCGGGCGACGCGTTGGTCGAATTCGAGGCGGCACTGACGAAGTTAGCGATCAACTTGGCGAAGCAGCTTGTTGCCGACGGCGAAGGGGCGACGCATGTGATGCAGATTCATGTTTTTGGAGCCGAGAGTGATGCATCGGCCGAAGTGATTGCAAAAACCGTGGCCGCGAGCCCGTTGGTGAAGTGTGCGATCACCGGCGGCGATCCAAATTGGGGACGCATCGTGTCGGCGGCCGGATACGCCGGCGAGCCTTTGGAACCGGCCAAGGTTTCGTTGTCGGTCTGTGGGCAAGCGATCTACGAAAATGGGACGCCGCTCGACTTTGATGCCGCGTCACTTAGTCGCACCATGAAGGGGCAGCCGCAGATTGATGTCGAGCTTTGCGTGGGATCCGGGGCAGGGCAGGCGACGTATTGGTCGAGCGATTTGACGACCGAATATGTCCGTTTCAATTCGGAATACACGACCTGATCGTCCCGGTGCGGCGTGGATTGCGTGTGAGAATCACGGCCAAAAACCCAAAATTGGCCATCTTCCCTTCGAGCCGTTTCAACACGATGATGGGGCATCAGCTGATCCCCGATTTCCCCTGCTCGCTTGGCGTGCAGCGGCAATCGGTCACCGCATGCAACGAGGGAAGATGATGTCTCAAAACGTTTCAAAAATTGTATACACTCACACGGACGAAGCACCCGCGTTGGCGACCTATTCGTTGTTGCCGATCATCCGTGCGTTCACCTCGGCGGCAGGGATCACGGTCGAAACCAAAGACATCTCGTTGGCCGGCCGCATTCTAGCTAATTTTTCCGATGTGCTTCCATCGGACCAACAGCGTCAGGACGCGTTGGCGGAATTGGGTGAATTGGCGAAGCAGCCAGAAGCGAACATCATCAAACTGCCCAACATCAGTGCCTCGGTTCCTCAGTTGAAGTCGGCGATCGCGGAGCTGCAGAAAAATGGCTTCGCTGTTCCCGATTTTCCTGATGAGCCCAAGACGGATGCCGACAAGGAGACTCGGGCTCGCTACGCCAAGGTGCTTGGTAGCGCCGTCAACCCGGTGCTTCGCGAAGGCAATTCGGATCGCCGTGTGGCCGCGCCGGTGAAAGAGTACGCCAAGCAAAACCCGCACTCGATGGGAGCGTGGTCGTCGGATTCCAAGTCGCATGTGGCTTCGATGAGCGACGGCGATTTCTATGGCAGCGAACAGTCGCACGTGATGAGCGAAGCGGGCGATGTGCGGATCGAGTTGGTCGCTGCCGACGGCACCACGACGGTACTGAAAGAAAAACTATCGCTGTTGGCTGGCGAAATCATCGACGCGTCGCGACTGCAGAAAAAATCGCTACGAGCATTCCTGGCTCGCGAAATCGATCAGGCA
This genomic stretch from Novipirellula caenicola harbors:
- a CDS encoding DUF1080 domain-containing protein — encoded protein: MISRSRYTLASVCFALLVSNSGLSGPTQVMAAGNKGPVYTETPDSEPNFPLMGEFVGPIKTDSEDNNVVALQIRPIGNDTFEAIQYLGGLPGEEGHKTEMVQLIGRRSDDFVVLSGGPYAVFVEKDGCLVLDRKGSRLGELKRVERESSTLHAPPPADAMVLFDGTSTDQFINGQMTKDGLLMHGTMIKPMMQDFNLHLEFRLPYMPEALDQARGNSGIYLHGRYECQVLDSFATPAVFNGCGALYRFRTPDLNMCYPPLRWQTYDIQFTAARWDAEGNKIRGAHVTSWLNGVKVQDDVELPGPTGAGKPEEPNLLPTLFQDHGDPVRFRNVWIVDRGLASGTFPIRPSKEEIEAFQKEKQAKLEREKKEQEKKARELKEKKQKEEAEKKKQAEMKAAAEKEAAEKAATEKAAAEKAAAEKAAAEKAAAEKAAAEKAAAEKAAAEKAKAEKESAKPETKEEAKPAEAAK
- a CDS encoding ABC transporter permease subunit, which encodes MIDRILLKKYIGQSFLLFASCGLALFAFAWIRVWVVSLLDMGQFQTIVEQFREFEKFSPIEFDSLFTYPGRVGMTYDEPIVILCIVIWCISRGSDVVSGELGRGTLEMVLSQPISRARLLLSHATVSIVGLALLCMLVWAGIGVGVQTTSVKETVPPPTVRIPIIEFDLPLTMGEPETQTLHLSERVDVRIFAASTFHLFAFGFFVLGLSTLLSSIDRYRWRTIGVTVAIYIVQLVMLGLGKAAESLQFLLSMTFFSCYKPQQMTSMVAQESLYTPWTLTHRVGDTMLPPLVYPLILIGLGLAFYAAAIVCFKRRDLPAPL
- a CDS encoding ABC transporter ATP-binding protein, yielding MGDAPELFGDPDSPGDIVLRCDGLGKRYGDFDALRDCSLCVGAGDIFGLLGPNGAGKTTLIRLLLGYLHPTAGRATVLGIDAEDDSVAVRRQVAYLPGDARLPRHMRGDGVLKFFAEMHPYGDLQRSREVAELLELDLKTRVAFMSTGMRQKLALAVVLGPQTPLLILDEPTANLDPTVRAAVLQLVIEARDNGRTVILSSHVLSEIEDTCNRVAFLRRGRLAHEMWMSDLFQRHRMTAITRETSIEVPDALKGSVHVRTRASKHAAHQIQIDTAGDLGPILKWIDSLNLKQIRFEPYGLRTVYEAVHAGEPVATALITDTSDATNMEQANSRARS
- the argJ gene encoding bifunctional glutamate N-acetyltransferase/amino-acid acetyltransferase ArgJ — translated: MSDSPLFLPRGFRFAGATCGIKASGKPDISLIVSDHPVVAAGVYTTNKIVAAPVVLSRSRTPSAAVRAVLTNSGCANACTGDQGMQDAKSTSAQLAKLVGCDESGVLVMSTGVIGKRLPMDKIQSGIELVHSKLGTDDAAFVAAAEAIRTTDAARKTETCEMNLNGNTIRIAAMAKGAGMIAPNMATMLSVMCTDASVTQKDAQAILTRVANLSFNRVSVDGHTSTNDTLLLLASGTEEPLSGDALVEFEAALTKLAINLAKQLVADGEGATHVMQIHVFGAESDASAEVIAKTVAASPLVKCAITGGDPNWGRIVSAAGYAGEPLEPAKVSLSVCGQAIYENGTPLDFDAASLSRTMKGQPQIDVELCVGSGAGQATYWSSDLTTEYVRFNSEYTT